In Streptococcus parauberis NCFD 2020, the sequence CTCCCCCAGCAGACTTGAGATAGGCGTCCTGATTTTGCAGGAGAAGTCCACAGCGTTTTTCCAAAACAGCCATAATCAAACTGACCCTGTTAAAATCCAAACCCGTTGTCGTCCGTCTGGCATTACCAAATACGGTTGGTGTTACAAGTGATTGCACCTCTGCAAGAATTGGCCGACTACCTTCCATTGTGACGACAATGGCAGAACCAGTAGCTCCATCCAAACGTTCTTCTAAGAATACTTGGCTAGGATTAAGCACTTCTACTAAACCAGCCGATTGCATCTCAAAGATACCAATTTCATTAGTCGACCCAAAACGATTTTTGACAGCTCTTAGGATCCTGAAGGTATGATGCCTTTCTCCTTCAAAATAGAGAACCGTATCCACCATATGTTCTAGCATCCGTGGACCTGCCAAAGTCCCTTCCTTAGTTACATGACCAACAATAAAGGTGGCAATGTTATTAGTTTTGGCTAATTGCATCAATTCAGCAGTCACTTCTCTTACCTGACTAACAGAACCTTGGATACCAGAAATTTCTGGACTCATCATCGTTTGAATCGAGTCAATAATTAAAAAATCAGGCTGAATCCGTTCCACCTCTACACGGACATTTTCCATATTAGTCTCAGCATAAAGATAGAATTCATTATCAATGTCACCAAGACGTTCACTACGGAGTTTAATTTGCTCTGCCGATTCCTCACCAGAAACATAGAGAACCGTCCCCTTGTTCGCTAACTGGGTCGATACCTGTAAAAGCAAAGTTGACTTCCCTATCCCAGGATCACCACCAATTAGAATCATGCTCCCAGGAACAACACCACCACCAAGCACACGATTAAACTCATCCATATCAGTCTGAGTGCGAGCATAGTGTATATTATCCACATCTTTCAGTTTAATCGGTTTCGATTTCTCTCCAGACATGCTAACACGCGCATTCTTGACTTCCTTAACTTCAACTTCTTCAACAAATGACGACCAAGACGAGCAGTTAGGGCAGCGACCCAAATACTTAGGCGACTGATAACCACACTCCTGACAGACAAATGTTGCCTTTTTCTTTGCCATCTTTAGGCCTTTCCTTTTTAAGAATTGCTGCGCTGATACAACTTAACGACCTGTTGACCCAAATCCACCTGTACGGACGCCATCAGCTTGATCGCCATCAACAAGTAAAAACGGTACAAAAACAGCTTGGACAATGCGTTCTAGAGGTTCAAGAACAACTGATTGGTCGCTGATGTTCTTCATCTGAGCGAAGATGTGCCCCTCATTGTCCGGATTTCCGTAGTAATCACCATCAATTACACCCACAGAATTAATCAATACTAGTCCTTTTTTGCGAGGATTTGATGAGCGGTCAAACAAAAAGAGTACTTCGCCAGCTTGCATATAGGCTTTGATACCAGTTGGGACCAATTTAATCTCACCTGGTTTAATAGTAACAGGCTCTGCTACTTTCAAATCATAACCAGCAGCATGTGTTGTTTCACGTTTTGGTAATAAATTCTCATCTGTATATGCACTAACTAATTCAAATCCACGATTTTTCATTATGTTTTTACCTTTTCTTTCATTAAATACTATTATATCAACGTTTGTAAGACCTATATAATTTAGGTTTTATTTTTTTGTGTACCTTTTTTCGTACTAAATACTATTTATTGCTTTTTCATAATAGGAAACTGCTTCTTTTTCTTTGTCTTTGGATAAGTGAGAATAGACATCTAAAGTCATGGCTATATTTGAATGACCTAGCCTATATTGTAATTCTTTATAACTGATACCAGCGTTCAATAACAAGCTAGCATGAGTATGCCTGAAAGCGTGGAAAGTAAATCTAGGTATTCCTAAGCGTTCACACCTACTATTTAAGTTATTTTGTAGTGTTAAGCGTGACAGGTATTCCCTTGTAGGAGTTGCAAAGGCTACTTTCGGAACACCTCCTCCAACCTCATGGAACAATTGTCTTTGTCTGACTTGATACAGCTTTAAGAGATTGACCGTCTCTTTATCGATACTAATTAAGCGTGTACCCGCCTTTGTCTTAGTGGTGCTGACTAGGCGCAACTCTTGGCTAAAACTCTTATTAATGTCAATTGTGGCATTCTCAAGGTCAATATCCGACCACTCAAGAGCCACCGCCTCACCAATACGCAAGCCCGTGGCAAGCAATAACTTATAGAATACATATTCAACTTGATAACGGTAACGCCTGAAAGACTGCTTTTCCATAAAATTAAGCAAAGTTTTTAAATCATTAGTATCAATAAATTTGACACTGTCACGCCCCGCTTTTTGCTTCTTCGGTAAAATAACATCACGCGCAGGGTTAAACGGTATTAAGTTTAACGATACCCCATATTGCAATACACGGGTATTGATTGAATTAACTGTTCTGAAATTAACTAGTTTACTAGATAATCCATTTACAAAAGATTGGATATCTGTATTAGATATTTTTTCAACTTTCATTTTACCAAAGTATGGCAACAAGTGGCAATCAATCAAACGGGTAGTCACTCTATAAGTTTGAGGTTTAATAGTAAGCTTATAGTTTTCTAGCCATAACTCAACCAGTTGGCTATAAGTTTTAACTTGTACTTTCTTTGAGACTGTCTCACCGTTCGCCTGAAACTCGTACTTAGCTAGTTTGATATTATTCTTTAACTCTTTTTTTGTTCGCCCTGATACGCTGGTTCTAGCTTTCTTACCAGTTACCGAGTCAACGCCTAAATAAATTTGTGAGCGGTACATGATTGTACCGTCTTTCTTTTTGTATTCTGTTATTTTCATATTCTTACCTCTTCTAACCACCCACAAGCAAGTAAAGGAATTAGATAAGGTAAAGTCAGTAATTGGCGTTACTGAAATGTTGGAAAATGTTGGGTTGTTGGCGCGTGTGTGGCTAAAATGGTAAGTTTTTACTTTTTATATCGTCTCTTATTGCGATTATCTTATTTGCTAAATTTTCGGTTAAATCTACTATTATCTCTTTATCATCATCAGGCAATAAAGCAAAGTTAACAAGCAACCTTTCTTCATTATCCATATATGAGATATTACCAATCGCACACATTAAATCAATATACTTATCAAAGTCAGGCTCATCTCTTTTGTAAGTTGTGTAATTTTCTTCAATTATCTTAAGGCGCTTTTCGCCAATCAATTCCGCTACTCTACTTTTGACTACTTCAAAACCATCCTTTGTTTTATAAACTTCCAAAGCGCTTTTTTGTTCGTCTTTAAAATCACTAAAACCCAAAAGATAGGGGACTGACACATTAAAATAATCAGCTAACTGTTTTGCTTTATCTGATTTTATTACATGCTTTTCATTTTCCCAATTTGAGATAGTCAGTTTTGTTGTACCTATTCCATGGGCTAAACTTTCTTGTGTTAAGCCTTTTTCTTTTCTTAATTCTTTCAACCTATTCATTTTATTATTTACCTTTCAAGGAAGATTATAACCAAATTTTGAACAAAAATCAAAGAAAACTATATTTTTTTAAAATACCTATTGACAAAATATAGATAACTATATACAATTAACTTATCGATATAGAAAACTATATTTATACCCCCTCTCAAACACCTTTCACACTTTCAATCTATTGAGCGGGGACATATTAAAAAAAGGAGGTTATCAATTTGAGCAAACTAAAAGGTTATCGCGTAATGTTAGGACTTACCCAAAAAGAGTTATCAGATAAGTTGGGAATTTCTTTACAATCTTATAATAACAAAGAAACTGGAAAAAATGCTTTCAACGACCGTGAGCGCTTAGCAATCCGCGACATGGTAAAACAAGTAAAATCTGACATCACAATAGACGAACTATTTTATCAAGACTAGAAAGGAAACCTATGGAACTAGTTTACATTGACGGGGCAAAAGAACCCTACACACTATCAAGTATCATTGCTGATTGTGCTGGTATTAGTCATCATGCAATACAAGAACATATCAGAAAACACAAAGCTAGGTTAGAACGTTTTGGAATAATCGCATTTGAAATGCGTAAATTAGACGGACGTGGACGACCTGAAAAGCTTTATCACTTAAACGAACAGCAGGCAACCTTGCTGATTACATTTTTAAAGAACACCGACCAAGTGGCAACATTTAAAGAAAATCTTGTTAAAGCATTCTTTGAAATGAGAGATGAACTCACTCAAATCAAATTACAGCGAACTCTTGAAGCACCTAAGCGTAAAACACTTAATGAAGCTATCAAGACATGGAAAAGCGCTCCTAAAATGGCTTACCCGACTGTCTACAATCTACTGCTTAAATCTGTCACTGGTAAAAACAGTAAACAGCTAAGAGCAACCCGAGGCGCACAGTCTGGCATTGACTGCTTGAACTCAATTGAGTTAGCACAGTACACAGCTTTAGAAGACATGGCAATAGCATTAATCAATTTGGATTGTGATTATGATGAAATTAAAACTTTGGCATTAAAAAAAGCGCCTGAATGCGCGTGATGACAACAAAAAAAGCCTTAAAAAGTTTGGCGACTGAATAGGCTTTTAAGAATA encodes:
- the radA gene encoding DNA repair protein RadA; amino-acid sequence: MAKKKATFVCQECGYQSPKYLGRCPNCSSWSSFVEEVEVKEVKNARVSMSGEKSKPIKLKDVDNIHYARTQTDMDEFNRVLGGGVVPGSMILIGGDPGIGKSTLLLQVSTQLANKGTVLYVSGEESAEQIKLRSERLGDIDNEFYLYAETNMENVRVEVERIQPDFLIIDSIQTMMSPEISGIQGSVSQVREVTAELMQLAKTNNIATFIVGHVTKEGTLAGPRMLEHMVDTVLYFEGERHHTFRILRAVKNRFGSTNEIGIFEMQSAGLVEVLNPSQVFLEERLDGATGSAIVVTMEGSRPILAEVQSLVTPTVFGNARRTTTGLDFNRVSLIMAVLEKRCGLLLQNQDAYLKSAGGVKLDEPAIDLSVAVAIASSYKEKPTNPQEAFLGEIGLTGEIRRVTRIEQRINEAAKLGFTKVYAPKNSLQGIKIPSGIEVIGVATVGQVLNAVFSK
- a CDS encoding dUTP diphosphatase — its product is MKNRGFELVSAYTDENLLPKRETTHAAGYDLKVAEPVTIKPGEIKLVPTGIKAYMQAGEVLFLFDRSSNPRKKGLVLINSVGVIDGDYYGNPDNEGHIFAQMKNISDQSVVLEPLERIVQAVFVPFLLVDGDQADGVRTGGFGSTGR
- a CDS encoding tyrosine-type recombinase/integrase; protein product: MKITEYKKKDGTIMYRSQIYLGVDSVTGKKARTSVSGRTKKELKNNIKLAKYEFQANGETVSKKVQVKTYSQLVELWLENYKLTIKPQTYRVTTRLIDCHLLPYFGKMKVEKISNTDIQSFVNGLSSKLVNFRTVNSINTRVLQYGVSLNLIPFNPARDVILPKKQKAGRDSVKFIDTNDLKTLLNFMEKQSFRRYRYQVEYVFYKLLLATGLRIGEAVALEWSDIDLENATIDINKSFSQELRLVSTTKTKAGTRLISIDKETVNLLKLYQVRQRQLFHEVGGGVPKVAFATPTREYLSRLTLQNNLNSRCERLGIPRFTFHAFRHTHASLLLNAGISYKELQYRLGHSNIAMTLDVYSHLSKDKEKEAVSYYEKAINSI
- a CDS encoding helix-turn-helix domain-containing protein, whose product is MNRLKELRKEKGLTQESLAHGIGTTKLTISNWENEKHVIKSDKAKQLADYFNVSVPYLLGFSDFKDEQKSALEVYKTKDGFEVVKSRVAELIGEKRLKIIEENYTTYKRDEPDFDKYIDLMCAIGNISYMDNEERLLVNFALLPDDDKEIIVDLTENLANKIIAIRDDIKSKNLPF
- a CDS encoding helix-turn-helix transcriptional regulator; this translates as MSKLKGYRVMLGLTQKELSDKLGISLQSYNNKETGKNAFNDRERLAIRDMVKQVKSDITIDELFYQD
- a CDS encoding Rha family transcriptional regulator, with the protein product MELVYIDGAKEPYTLSSIIADCAGISHHAIQEHIRKHKARLERFGIIAFEMRKLDGRGRPEKLYHLNEQQATLLITFLKNTDQVATFKENLVKAFFEMRDELTQIKLQRTLEAPKRKTLNEAIKTWKSAPKMAYPTVYNLLLKSVTGKNSKQLRATRGAQSGIDCLNSIELAQYTALEDMAIALINLDCDYDEIKTLALKKAPECA